One segment of Streptomyces sp. NA02950 DNA contains the following:
- a CDS encoding acyl-CoA dehydrogenase family protein — protein MTTSTHTPTDTPERADLRAAVAALGQGHRGDIGELWKEAGKLGYLGVNLPGEYGGGGGGIAELSIVLEELGAAGCPLLLLVVSPAICGTVIARFGTEEQKRRWLPGLADGSVRMAFGITEPDAGSNSHRITTTARRDGDDWVLTGRKVFITGVDTADATLIVGRTEDARTGKLKPCLFIVPRETPGFTYHHIPMELASDERQFELVLDDVRLSADALVGDEDAGLLQLFAGLNPERIMTAAFALGMGRFALAKAVDYARTRQVWKEPIGAHQAIAHPLAQAHIELELARLMTAKAAFLYDSGDDAAAGEAANMAKYAAAEAAVKAVDQSVHTLGGNGLSTEYGLARLITASRVARIAPVSREMILNFVSHQTLGLPKSY, from the coding sequence ATGACCACCAGCACCCACACCCCCACCGACACCCCCGAACGCGCCGATCTCCGCGCCGCCGTCGCCGCCCTCGGCCAGGGCCACCGCGGCGACATCGGCGAGCTGTGGAAAGAGGCCGGAAAGCTGGGCTACCTCGGGGTCAACCTCCCCGGGGAGTACGGCGGCGGAGGCGGCGGCATAGCCGAGCTGTCCATCGTCCTGGAGGAGTTGGGCGCCGCCGGGTGCCCGCTCCTGCTGCTCGTCGTCTCGCCCGCCATCTGCGGCACGGTCATCGCCCGCTTCGGCACCGAGGAGCAGAAGCGCCGCTGGCTGCCCGGCCTGGCCGACGGCAGCGTACGGATGGCGTTCGGGATCACCGAGCCCGACGCGGGCTCGAACTCGCACCGCATCACCACCACCGCCCGCCGCGACGGCGACGACTGGGTGCTCACCGGCCGCAAGGTGTTCATCACCGGGGTGGACACCGCCGACGCCACACTGATCGTGGGCAGGACCGAGGACGCGCGGACAGGGAAGCTGAAGCCGTGTCTGTTCATCGTCCCGCGGGAGACGCCCGGTTTCACGTACCACCACATCCCGATGGAACTCGCCTCGGACGAGCGACAGTTCGAACTGGTGCTGGACGACGTCCGGCTGTCGGCGGACGCGCTGGTGGGGGACGAGGACGCGGGGCTGCTCCAGCTGTTCGCGGGGCTGAACCCGGAGCGGATCATGACCGCGGCGTTCGCGCTGGGGATGGGCCGCTTCGCGCTGGCGAAGGCGGTGGACTACGCCCGTACCCGCCAGGTGTGGAAGGAGCCGATCGGCGCGCACCAGGCGATCGCCCATCCGCTGGCGCAGGCGCACATCGAGCTGGAGCTCGCCCGGCTGATGACGGCGAAGGCGGCGTTTCTGTACGACAGCGGCGATGACGCGGCCGCGGGGGAGGCGGCGAACATGGCGAAGTACGCGGCCGCCGAGGCCGCGGTGAAGGCGGTGGACCAGTCGGTGCACACGCTCGGCGGCAACGGGCTGAGCACCGAGTACGGGCTGGCGCGGCTGATCACGGCGTCGCGGGTGGCGAGGATCGCGCCGGTGAGCCGGGAGATGATCCTCAACTTCGTCTCGCACCAGACGCTGGGGCTGCCGAAATCGTACTGA
- a CDS encoding AMP-binding protein has translation MVLHSDCPDVPPVDLPIHEAVLARAADEFGERTALVDGVTGASMSYAALDHASRRIAAALAETGVGKGEMVALHSPNSIMYPAAFYGVTRTGAAVTTVHTLATAEDFAKQLRDAEARWIITVSPLLEVARQAAERAGGVREIFVCDEASGHRSLREMLACTAPEPAVEIDPMEDVAVLPYSSGTTGTPKGVMLTHRNVATNLAQVETVVPTLPDERVLAVLPFFHSYGLTALMNAPLRNGSTVIVLPRFDLEQFLTAIEKYRAHAVYVAPPIVLALAKHPAVEGRDLSSVRFVLSAAAPLDARLAQACAERLGLPPLLQAFGMTELSPGSHLVPRDAEHVPPGTVGRLLPSTRMRIVDPESGRDVAVGVDGEILVQGPQVMKGYLGRPEETHAMIDAEGWLRTGDVGHVDADGWLYVVDRVKELIKYKGYQVAPADLEAVLLTHRDVADAAVIGVADGAGNELPKAYVVRVPGARVSGDDLIRYVADQVAPYKKVRSVEFTDAVPRSATGKILRRELRARERSSTAT, from the coding sequence ATGGTGCTGCACAGCGACTGTCCCGATGTCCCGCCCGTCGATCTGCCCATTCACGAGGCCGTACTGGCCCGTGCGGCGGATGAGTTCGGTGAGCGGACCGCGCTGGTGGACGGGGTGACGGGGGCGAGCATGAGCTATGCCGCGCTCGATCACGCCTCACGGAGGATCGCCGCCGCGCTGGCCGAGACCGGGGTGGGCAAGGGCGAGATGGTGGCGCTGCACAGCCCCAACTCGATCATGTACCCGGCGGCGTTCTACGGCGTGACGCGCACCGGGGCGGCCGTCACCACGGTGCATACGCTGGCGACGGCGGAGGATTTCGCCAAGCAGCTGAGGGACGCGGAGGCACGGTGGATCATCACCGTGTCGCCGCTGCTCGAGGTGGCCCGGCAGGCGGCGGAGCGGGCCGGCGGGGTGCGCGAGATCTTCGTGTGCGACGAGGCGAGCGGGCACCGTTCGCTGCGGGAGATGCTCGCGTGCACCGCGCCGGAGCCGGCGGTGGAGATCGACCCGATGGAGGACGTGGCGGTGCTGCCGTACTCGTCGGGGACGACCGGCACCCCGAAGGGGGTGATGCTGACCCACCGGAACGTGGCGACCAATCTGGCGCAGGTGGAGACGGTGGTGCCGACGCTGCCGGACGAACGGGTGCTGGCGGTGCTGCCGTTCTTCCACAGCTACGGGCTGACGGCGTTGATGAACGCGCCGCTGCGCAACGGCAGCACGGTGATCGTGCTGCCGCGGTTCGATCTGGAGCAGTTCCTGACGGCGATCGAGAAGTACCGGGCGCACGCGGTGTACGTGGCGCCGCCGATCGTGCTGGCGCTGGCCAAGCATCCGGCGGTGGAGGGCCGCGATCTGTCGTCGGTGCGCTTCGTGCTGAGCGCGGCGGCGCCGCTGGACGCGCGGCTGGCGCAGGCGTGCGCCGAGCGGCTGGGGCTGCCGCCGCTGCTCCAGGCGTTCGGGATGACGGAGCTGTCCCCGGGTTCGCATCTGGTGCCGCGGGACGCGGAGCACGTACCGCCGGGGACGGTGGGCAGGCTGCTGCCGAGCACCCGGATGCGCATCGTGGACCCGGAGTCGGGGCGGGATGTGGCGGTGGGTGTGGACGGGGAGATCCTCGTACAGGGCCCGCAGGTGATGAAGGGCTATCTGGGCAGGCCCGAGGAGACCCACGCGATGATCGACGCCGAGGGCTGGCTGCGCACCGGGGACGTCGGGCACGTGGACGCCGACGGCTGGCTGTACGTGGTGGACCGGGTCAAGGAGCTGATCAAGTACAAGGGTTACCAGGTCGCCCCCGCCGATCTGGAGGCCGTGCTGCTCACCCACCGGGACGTCGCGGACGCGGCGGTCATCGGGGTGGCCGACGGGGCGGGCAATGAGCTGCCCAAGGCGTATGTGGTGCGGGTGCCCGGAGCCCGTGTCTCGGGGGACGACCTGATCCGTTACGTTGCCGATCAGGTGGCCCCGTACAAGAAGGTGCGCAGCGTGGAGTTCACGGACGCCGTGCCGCGCTCCGCCACCGGCAAGATCCTCAGGCGCGAGCTGCGCGCCAGGGAAAGGAGTTCGACCGCGACATGA
- a CDS encoding enoyl-CoA hydratase family protein: MTDAPSPLVRRTDARGITTLTLDSPHNRNALSARLVAELHEALAAAGRDGDTRAVLLTHTGTAFCAGADLKEPPATTGTLGLVSLLRSIVELPKPVVARVAGHVRAGGLGLLGACDISAAGEGSSFAFTEARLGLAPAVISLPLLPRLDARAASRYYLTGEKFGAAEAARIGLVTLADPDGDPDALLAPVLEGLRRGSPQGLAESKRLVTAEVLRTFDRDAESLAELSARLFGSAEAREGMTAFLERRDPPWVPDAADEGVAEAGR; the protein is encoded by the coding sequence ATGACCGACGCGCCTTCGCCGCTGGTACGGCGTACTGACGCCCGCGGCATCACCACGCTGACCCTCGACTCCCCGCACAACCGCAACGCGCTCTCGGCCCGGCTGGTGGCCGAGTTGCACGAGGCGCTGGCGGCGGCCGGGCGGGACGGGGACACCCGGGCCGTGCTGCTCACCCACACCGGCACCGCGTTCTGCGCGGGCGCGGACCTGAAGGAGCCGCCGGCCACCACCGGCACGCTCGGTCTGGTGTCGCTGCTGCGGTCGATCGTGGAGCTGCCCAAGCCGGTGGTGGCCCGGGTCGCGGGGCATGTACGGGCCGGGGGGCTGGGGCTGCTGGGGGCGTGCGACATCTCGGCGGCGGGCGAGGGGTCCAGCTTCGCCTTCACGGAGGCGCGGCTGGGCCTGGCCCCGGCGGTGATCTCGCTGCCGCTGCTGCCCCGGCTGGACGCCCGGGCGGCGTCCCGCTACTACCTGACCGGGGAGAAGTTCGGCGCGGCCGAGGCGGCCCGGATCGGTCTGGTGACGCTGGCGGATCCGGACGGGGACCCGGACGCGCTGCTGGCGCCGGTGCTGGAGGGTTTGCGCCGGGGCTCCCCGCAGGGGCTCGCGGAGTCCAAGCGGCTGGTGACGGCGGAGGTGCTGCGGACGTTCGACCGGGACGCGGAGTCGCTGGCGGAGCTGTCGGCGCGGCTGTTCGGCTCGGCGGAGGCGCGGGAGGGGATGACGGCGTTCCTGGAGCGCCGGGATCCGCCGTGGGTGCCGGACGCGGCGGACGAGGGCGTGGCGGAGGCCGGGCGGTGA
- a CDS encoding TetR/AcrR family transcriptional regulator, with the protein MTRTAGPGPRTVLRDPKQDRSRVTRQRLLEAAVACLAEYGWAGSTVAVVAERAGVSRGAAQHHFPTREDLFTAAVEHVAEERSAELRALPAPRGEGRTRTVVRAIVGLYTGPLFRAALQLWVAASNEEQLGTRVTALEARIGRETHRMAVELLGADESVPGVRETVQGLLDMGRGLGLANLLRDDGPRRERVVAQWTRILEEVLGG; encoded by the coding sequence GTGACGCGGACGGCGGGTCCGGGGCCCCGCACCGTACTGCGCGACCCCAAGCAGGACCGCAGCCGCGTCACCCGGCAGCGGCTGCTGGAAGCCGCGGTGGCCTGTCTCGCCGAGTACGGCTGGGCCGGGTCCACGGTGGCGGTGGTGGCCGAGCGGGCCGGGGTCTCCCGGGGTGCGGCCCAGCACCACTTCCCGACCCGGGAGGACCTGTTCACGGCCGCGGTGGAGCATGTCGCCGAGGAGCGCTCGGCGGAGTTGCGGGCCCTCCCCGCACCGCGGGGGGAGGGCCGTACCCGGACGGTGGTGCGGGCGATCGTCGGCCTCTACACCGGCCCGCTGTTCCGGGCCGCCCTCCAGCTGTGGGTGGCGGCCTCCAACGAGGAGCAGCTCGGCACCCGGGTGACCGCGCTGGAGGCGCGGATCGGCCGGGAGACCCACCGGATGGCGGTGGAGCTGCTGGGTGCCGACGAGTCCGTGCCGGGGGTGCGGGAGACCGTGCAGGGCCTGCTGGACATGGGCCGCGGTCTGGGCCTGGCCAATCTGCTCAGGGACGACGGCCCGCGCCGGGAGCGGGTCGTCGCCCAGTGGACGCGGATCCTGGAGGAGGTGCTGGGCGGCTGA
- a CDS encoding citrate synthase 2, with amino-acid sequence MSDFVPGLEGVVAFETEIAEPDKEGGALRYRGVDIEDLVGHVSFGNVWGLLVDGAFNPGLPAAEPFPIPVHSGDIRVDVQSALAMLAPVWGLKPLLDIDEEQAREDLARAAVMALSYVAQSARGQGLPMVPQREIDKAETIVERFMRRWRGEPDPQHVAAVDAYWTSAAEHGMNASTFTARVIASTGADVAAALSGAVGAMSGPLHGGAPSRVLGMIEEIERTGDAAAYVRQALDRGERLMGFGHRVYRAEDPRARVLRRTAKELGAPRFEVAEALERAALEELHNRRPDRVLATNVEFWAAIVLDFAEVPAHMFTSMFTCARTAGWSAHILEQKRTGRLVRPSARYTGPGTRSPHDIEGYGDISR; translated from the coding sequence ATGTCCGACTTCGTACCCGGACTCGAGGGAGTCGTCGCGTTCGAGACGGAGATCGCCGAACCCGACAAGGAGGGCGGCGCGCTCCGCTACCGAGGTGTCGACATCGAGGACCTCGTGGGCCATGTGTCCTTCGGCAACGTCTGGGGTCTGCTGGTCGACGGTGCGTTCAACCCCGGCCTGCCCGCCGCCGAGCCCTTCCCCATCCCCGTGCACTCCGGGGACATCCGGGTCGACGTCCAGTCCGCGCTGGCCATGCTCGCGCCGGTCTGGGGGCTGAAACCGCTGCTGGACATCGACGAGGAGCAGGCCCGCGAGGACCTCGCGCGCGCCGCCGTGATGGCCCTGTCCTACGTGGCGCAGTCGGCCCGCGGCCAAGGGCTGCCGATGGTGCCGCAGCGCGAGATCGACAAGGCGGAGACCATCGTCGAGCGGTTCATGCGGCGCTGGCGCGGTGAGCCCGACCCCCAGCACGTCGCCGCCGTCGACGCCTACTGGACCTCCGCGGCCGAGCACGGCATGAACGCTTCCACCTTCACCGCCCGCGTCATCGCCTCCACCGGCGCCGATGTCGCCGCCGCGCTCTCCGGCGCGGTCGGCGCCATGTCCGGCCCGCTGCACGGCGGCGCGCCCTCCCGGGTGCTGGGCATGATCGAGGAGATCGAGCGCACCGGGGACGCCGCGGCGTACGTCCGCCAGGCCCTGGACCGGGGCGAGCGGCTGATGGGCTTCGGCCACCGGGTCTACCGGGCCGAGGACCCGCGGGCGCGGGTGCTGCGGCGCACCGCCAAGGAGCTGGGCGCACCGCGGTTCGAGGTCGCCGAGGCCCTGGAGCGGGCCGCGCTGGAGGAGCTGCACAACCGCCGCCCGGACCGGGTGCTCGCCACCAACGTGGAGTTCTGGGCGGCCATCGTGCTGGACTTCGCCGAGGTCCCGGCGCACATGTTCACGTCCATGTTCACCTGCGCCCGCACCGCCGGGTGGAGCGCGCACATCCTGGAGCAGAAGCGGACCGGGCGGCTGGTCCGGCCCTCCGCCCGCTACACCGGGCCGGGGACCCGCAGCCCGCACGACATCGAGGGCTACGGGGACATCTCGCGGTAG
- the pdxH gene encoding pyridoxamine 5'-phosphate oxidase yields the protein MRVPHVDPEPSASSARSYDPAAMREHYRAEGITEADLAGDPYRQFTRWFEQAVGSGLFEPNAMVVSTADAAGRPSSRTVLMKSFDERGFVFYTNYGSRKGRELTGNPHVSLLFPWHPIARQVIVLGTARRTGRDETAAYFRTRPHGSQLGAWASAQSSVVGSREELDRSYAELADRYPPGEQVPVPPHWGGFRVVPEAVEFWQGRENRLHDRLRYVWVPSEEGGRWKVERLSP from the coding sequence ATGCGCGTGCCTCACGTTGACCCGGAGCCGTCGGCTTCCTCCGCGCGTTCGTACGACCCGGCCGCCATGCGCGAGCACTATCGCGCCGAGGGCATCACCGAGGCCGATCTCGCGGGCGATCCGTACCGGCAGTTCACCCGGTGGTTCGAGCAGGCCGTGGGAAGCGGGCTGTTCGAGCCCAACGCGATGGTCGTCTCCACCGCGGACGCGGCGGGACGGCCCAGCTCCCGCACGGTGCTGATGAAGAGCTTCGACGAACGCGGCTTCGTCTTCTATACCAACTACGGCTCGCGCAAGGGCCGTGAGCTGACCGGGAACCCGCATGTCTCGCTGCTCTTCCCCTGGCATCCGATCGCCCGGCAGGTGATCGTCCTGGGCACCGCCCGGCGCACCGGGCGGGACGAGACGGCGGCGTACTTCCGGACCCGTCCGCACGGTTCGCAGCTGGGGGCGTGGGCCAGTGCCCAGTCCTCGGTGGTCGGCTCCCGCGAGGAGCTGGACCGCTCCTACGCGGAGCTGGCGGACCGCTATCCGCCGGGCGAGCAGGTGCCGGTGCCGCCGCACTGGGGCGGCTTCCGGGTGGTGCCGGAGGCGGTGGAGTTCTGGCAGGGGCGCGAGAACCGGCTGCACGACCGGCTGCGGTATGTGTGGGTGCCGTCCGAGGAGGGCGGGCGCTGGAAGGTGGAGCGGCTGAGCCCCTGA
- a CDS encoding PAS domain-containing protein, whose translation MTASPRSEPARPARPARSARSIPAQSPVSGPAPDRDDSDLLAALLDGMDTALCAFDADGVVTHWNREAERILGWTAAEAVGRKGLAGWAAREADADEVQRRLMAVRDAAGRRVHEFALVTKDGGRVLVRTQSSPVPAADGRPTGVYCAFSEVRSQIDLERSIALSEALLEDASWHVVLVDADLRVAVVNGNAARALRTGRRAVLGRPLGDLLDQGVEEVESALQHVLAEGAPPAPTELWVTLREADEDLEMADAIHFEELEEGEAEAAAVRAFGPGADSVRRCWRSGFLRLASPLTEEPVPLGVAWIFQDVTEAKAHEQDSARMRFRGSQLHRAARAAAECEDPMEAVSVHLDFALAGFADHALLDLVLPSSGAGAGDGGVRLVRVAATPCDSPGPCPPTAPGGIPVAYPEGHPALQAVERCGAVRASAARTDEVSLTQWTVVRKWPDGTVHALCAVLRSRGRTLGVATFLRGPTRRAFDRTDAVYAEDVAARVAAAVDLAGRAG comes from the coding sequence GTGACCGCTTCACCACGATCCGAACCTGCACGTCCAGCCCGCCCCGCGCGTTCCGCGCGGTCCATCCCCGCGCAGTCCCCGGTCTCCGGGCCCGCTCCCGACCGGGACGACTCCGATCTGCTCGCCGCGCTGCTCGACGGCATGGACACGGCGCTGTGCGCGTTCGACGCCGACGGCGTCGTGACCCACTGGAACCGCGAGGCCGAGCGCATCCTCGGCTGGACGGCGGCCGAGGCCGTCGGCCGCAAGGGGCTCGCGGGATGGGCGGCCCGGGAGGCGGACGCGGACGAGGTCCAGCGGCGGCTGATGGCGGTACGGGACGCCGCGGGCCGCCGGGTCCATGAATTCGCACTGGTGACGAAGGACGGCGGCCGGGTCCTGGTGCGCACCCAGTCCTCGCCGGTGCCCGCCGCCGACGGCCGCCCCACCGGGGTGTACTGCGCCTTCAGCGAGGTGCGCTCGCAGATCGACCTGGAGCGGTCGATCGCGCTGAGCGAGGCGCTGCTCGAGGACGCCTCGTGGCACGTGGTCCTCGTCGACGCCGATCTGCGGGTGGCCGTGGTGAACGGCAACGCGGCGCGCGCGCTGCGGACGGGGCGCAGGGCCGTGCTCGGCCGTCCGCTCGGCGACCTCCTCGACCAGGGCGTGGAGGAGGTCGAGAGCGCCCTCCAGCACGTCCTGGCCGAGGGCGCGCCGCCCGCGCCCACCGAGCTGTGGGTGACGCTGCGCGAGGCGGACGAGGACCTGGAGATGGCGGACGCCATCCACTTCGAGGAGCTCGAGGAAGGGGAGGCGGAGGCGGCGGCGGTGCGGGCGTTCGGTCCGGGCGCCGACTCGGTGCGGCGCTGCTGGCGCAGCGGCTTCCTGCGGCTGGCCTCGCCGCTCACCGAGGAGCCGGTGCCGCTCGGGGTGGCCTGGATCTTCCAGGACGTGACGGAGGCGAAGGCGCACGAGCAGGACAGCGCCCGGATGCGCTTCCGGGGCAGTCAGCTGCACCGGGCGGCGCGGGCGGCGGCCGAGTGCGAGGACCCGATGGAGGCGGTCTCGGTCCACCTGGACTTCGCGCTGGCGGGGTTCGCGGACCATGCGCTGCTCGACCTGGTGCTGCCGTCCTCGGGGGCCGGGGCGGGAGACGGTGGTGTTCGGCTGGTGCGGGTGGCGGCTACCCCGTGCGACAGCCCGGGGCCGTGTCCGCCGACCGCCCCGGGCGGGATCCCGGTGGCGTACCCGGAGGGGCATCCGGCGCTCCAGGCGGTGGAGCGGTGTGGTGCGGTGCGGGCCAGTGCGGCGCGGACGGACGAGGTGTCGCTGACGCAGTGGACGGTGGTCCGCAAATGGCCGGACGGGACCGTCCACGCGCTCTGCGCGGTCCTCCGCAGCCGCGGCCGCACGCTGGGCGTGGCCACGTTTCTGCGCGGGCCCACGCGTCGGGCGTTCGACCGTACGGACGCGGTGTACGCGGAGGACGTGGCGGCGAGGGTGGCCGCGGCGGTGGACCTCGCCGGGCGGGCGGGCTGA
- a CDS encoding SIS domain-containing protein → MSDSEAAGRFFDSAIGLLRRVRNEESQQITAAARLIADTVTAGGRLFVFGAGHSSLPAQDVVYRAGGLALMNLLPAPGLVGVDVRPATLGSALERIEGLASTVLEQSPLRSGDLLIVISLSGRNVLPVELARTAREKGVTVVGVTSVAYASGTTSRNPSGGFLKDHCDLVLDNKIAVGDAELTTEGVAAPFAPASTVVTSALMQAMVATAVEELAKGGTEPPMLRSGNVDGGHEWNKRVMTDYADRIFYRH, encoded by the coding sequence ATGAGCGATTCCGAAGCGGCAGGACGCTTCTTCGACTCCGCCATCGGCCTGCTGCGACGCGTACGGAACGAGGAGTCCCAGCAGATCACGGCCGCGGCCCGGCTGATCGCCGACACGGTGACCGCGGGCGGCCGCCTCTTCGTCTTCGGCGCCGGGCACTCCTCGCTGCCCGCCCAGGACGTCGTCTACCGCGCGGGCGGGCTGGCGCTGATGAATCTGCTCCCGGCACCCGGTCTGGTCGGCGTGGACGTCAGGCCCGCCACCCTCGGCAGCGCGCTCGAGCGGATCGAGGGCCTGGCCTCGACCGTCCTGGAGCAGAGCCCGCTGCGCTCCGGGGACCTGCTGATCGTCATCTCGCTCTCGGGCAGAAACGTGCTGCCCGTGGAGCTGGCGAGAACCGCCCGCGAGAAGGGCGTCACGGTGGTCGGGGTGACGTCCGTCGCCTACGCGAGCGGCACCACCTCCCGCAATCCTTCGGGCGGCTTCCTGAAGGACCACTGCGATCTGGTCCTGGACAACAAGATCGCCGTCGGCGACGCGGAGCTCACGACGGAGGGCGTGGCCGCCCCCTTCGCCCCAGCCTCCACGGTGGTGACGAGCGCCCTGATGCAGGCGATGGTCGCGACGGCCGTCGAGGAGCTGGCGAAGGGCGGCACGGAACCGCCGATGCTCAGATCGGGCAACGTGGACGGCGGCCACGAGTGGAACAAGCGCGTGATGACCGACTACGCGGACCGCATCTTCTACCGCCACTGA
- a CDS encoding metal-dependent transcriptional regulator, translating into MSGLIDTTEMYLRTILELEEEGVVPMRARIAERLDQSGPTVSQTVARMERDGLVTVAGDRHLELTDEGRRLATRVMRKHRLAECLLVDVIGLEWEQVHAEACRWEHVMSEAVERRVLELLRHPTESPYGNPIPGLEELGEKAEADPFLDDSMVSLRELEPGTEGKTVVVRRIGEPIQTDAQLMYTLRRAGVQPGSVVSVTESPGGVLVGSSGEAAELEAEIASHVFVAKR; encoded by the coding sequence ATGTCCGGACTCATCGACACCACGGAGATGTATCTCCGCACCATCCTCGAGCTCGAGGAGGAGGGCGTGGTCCCCATGCGCGCCCGGATCGCCGAGCGGCTCGATCAGAGCGGCCCCACGGTCAGCCAGACGGTGGCGCGGATGGAGCGCGACGGTCTGGTGACGGTCGCGGGCGACCGTCATCTGGAGCTCACCGACGAGGGCCGCCGGCTGGCCACCCGGGTGATGCGCAAGCACCGGCTCGCGGAGTGCCTGCTCGTGGATGTGATCGGGCTGGAGTGGGAGCAGGTGCACGCCGAAGCGTGCCGCTGGGAGCATGTGATGAGCGAGGCGGTGGAGCGGCGGGTGCTGGAGCTGCTGCGCCATCCGACCGAGTCGCCGTACGGCAATCCGATCCCGGGCCTGGAGGAGCTGGGCGAGAAGGCGGAGGCCGATCCGTTCCTGGACGACAGCATGGTGAGCCTGCGGGAGCTGGAGCCGGGCACCGAGGGCAAGACCGTGGTGGTGCGCCGGATCGGCGAGCCCATTCAGACCGACGCCCAGCTGATGTACACGCTGCGGCGGGCCGGGGTGCAGCCGGGCTCGGTGGTGAGCGTCACCGAGTCGCCGGGCGGTGTGCTGGTCGGCAGCAGCGGCGAGGCGGCGGAGCTGGAGGCGGAGATCGCCTCCCACGTCTTCGTGGCCAAGCGCTGA
- a CDS encoding alpha/beta fold hydrolase, which yields MVRRIDVSGTGGVRLAAWEFTDPPKPRGRTGARKPGVLLLHGLMGRAAHWAETARWLSTRHRAVALDQRGHGRSDKPPEGPFDRAAYVEDAAAAVEQLDLAPVTLIGHAMGALTAWQLAARRPDLVRALVICDMRASALGAASQREWTEWFGSWPVPFATLADVRKWFGEDDPVLERPSPSRGEFFAEVMAERSDGWRPVFSRRQMLRARETWVHDAHWEELALVRCPTLVVRGLDGELGRAEAQEMVRVLPRGQYAEVVDAGHLVHYDQPDGWRRVVEPFLAEVLPV from the coding sequence ATGGTGCGCCGCATCGACGTAAGCGGGACCGGCGGCGTCCGGCTCGCCGCCTGGGAGTTCACCGATCCGCCCAAGCCGCGTGGCCGGACGGGAGCGCGCAAGCCCGGAGTGCTGCTCCTCCATGGGCTGATGGGCCGCGCCGCCCATTGGGCCGAGACCGCCCGCTGGCTCTCCACCCGGCATCGGGCCGTCGCCCTGGACCAGCGCGGTCATGGCCGCAGTGACAAGCCCCCCGAAGGTCCGTTCGACCGTGCGGCCTATGTGGAGGACGCGGCGGCCGCCGTCGAGCAGCTCGATCTGGCGCCGGTGACCCTCATCGGCCATGCGATGGGCGCCCTGACGGCCTGGCAGCTCGCGGCCCGTCGTCCCGATCTGGTCCGGGCCCTGGTCATCTGCGATATGCGGGCCTCCGCCCTGGGCGCGGCGTCGCAGCGGGAGTGGACCGAGTGGTTCGGATCCTGGCCGGTGCCGTTCGCGACGCTGGCCGATGTGCGGAAGTGGTTCGGTGAGGACGATCCGGTGCTGGAGCGGCCGAGTCCATCCCGGGGCGAGTTCTTCGCCGAGGTCATGGCCGAGCGGTCGGACGGCTGGCGGCCGGTCTTCTCCCGGCGCCAGATGCTGAGGGCCCGTGAGACCTGGGTCCATGACGCCCATTGGGAAGAGCTGGCGTTGGTGCGGTGCCCGACGCTGGTGGTGCGGGGGCTGGACGGCGAGCTGGGGCGCGCCGAGGCCCAGGAGATGGTGCGGGTGCTGCCCCGTGGGCAGTACGCGGAGGTCGTGGACGCGGGCCATCTGGTCCACTACGACCAGCCGGACGGCTGGCGGCGGGTGGTGGAGCCCTTCCTGGCCGAGGTGCTTCCGGTGTGA